GTTCGCCTTAAACCTGCGAGAGCTCTGGGCATATCGGGAGTTGCTTTATTTTTTCATCTGGCGGGATATCAAAGTCCGCTATAAGCAGACAGTTGTCGGAGCAGCGTGGGTAATCATCCAGCCCTTCTCGCAGATGGTGATCTTCAGTGTTGTCTTTGGCCACCTTGCCGACCTGCCGTCGGACGAGATTCCCTATCCGGTCTTCACCTACACTGCCCTGGTCCCTTGGATCTACTTCGCAAACTCTCTTACAAACTCGTCGAATGCCGTGGTGGACCAGGCGAGAGTCATCACGAAGGTCTATTTCCCCCGTGTCCTGCTCCCTGCCGGAGGGGTCATAGGCGGTCTGCTGGACTTCGGCATCGCTTTCCTGGTGCTCATTGGGATGATGCTCTATTTCGGTATCTCTCCGGGCTGGGCGATCCTCACACTCCCACTTTTCCTTCTGCTTGCCATGGCAACGGCACTGGCAGTTGGACTTTGGCTCTCCGCGCTCAATGCCGTCTATCGAGACGTGCGCTATGCATTAACGTTCCTGATCCAATTCTGGATGTTTGCAACTCCAGTGGCGTATTCAAGCGGCCTCATCCCAGATAGCTGGAAGCCTCTATACGGAATCAATCCGATGGCCGGAGTAGTAGATGGGTTTCGCTGGGCGCTCCTGGGCAAGGCAGAAGCGCCCGGCCCGATGCTCGCCGTCTCCGCAGCGGTAGTCGTTTTGCTCCTGGTAACGGGCGCGCTCTACTTCAAACGAATGGAGCGCTACTTCGCCGATATCGTTTGAGCCACTTCTATGTCTCAGCCAGTGATTGAGCTTAACGGCATCGGCAAGCGGTTCCGCCTCGGGGAACGGGAGCGGTACCTCGCGCTTCGAGACATTCTCTCGCGCTCCATAGAGGCGCCACTGCAACGCATCCGAGGAAGAAAGGCACCTCAAGAAAAACGGCGCGACTTAATATGGGCTCTCAAGAACATCTCCTTCCACGTGAAGCATGGCGAGGCTATCGGGATCATCGGAAGGAACGGTGCGGGGAAAAGCACCCTGCTGAAAATCCTTTCGCGGGTAACGGAACCGACGGCGGGTGAGGGCGAAGTGCTGGGACGTGTCGGCTCTCTACTGGAAGTCGGCACGGGTTTTCACCCGGAATTGACCGGCAGGGAAAACCTCTATCTTAGCGGCGCAATTCTTGGGATGACCAAGGCGGACATCAACCGCCGCTTCAATGACATCGTCGGCTTTGCTGAGCTTGAGCGGTTCATCGATACGCCGGTGAAATACTACTCCAGCGGTATGTACATCCGGCTGGCTTTTTCCGTGGCAGCCCATATGGAGCCTGACATCCTCCTAGTAGATGAAGTGCTTGCCGTCGGTGATTCAGAGTTTCAAAAGCGCTGCCTTGGCCGCATGGGCGATATCGCGAGCGGAGGGAGAA
This genomic window from Chloroflexota bacterium contains:
- a CDS encoding ABC transporter permease gives rise to the protein MGTSDVQQQGHQPHTPPTHVIKPSRGWFALNLRELWAYRELLYFFIWRDIKVRYKQTVVGAAWVIIQPFSQMVIFSVVFGHLADLPSDEIPYPVFTYTALVPWIYFANSLTNSSNAVVDQARVITKVYFPRVLLPAGGVIGGLLDFGIAFLVLIGMMLYFGISPGWAILTLPLFLLLAMATALAVGLWLSALNAVYRDVRYALTFLIQFWMFATPVAYSSGLIPDSWKPLYGINPMAGVVDGFRWALLGKAEAPGPMLAVSAAVVVLLLVTGALYFKRMERYFADIV